The window ATCAGCGGCACGCCGGCCGCCACCACCATGATCGACAGGGGCAGGCCGAGCCGGGCGTAGTCGCCGAAGCGGTACCCGCCCGGCCCCAGCACCAGCGTGTTGCACTGGTGGCCGACGGGGGTGAGGAAGTCGCAGCCCGCGCCGAGCGCCACCGCCATCAGGAAGGGGTCGGGGTTGAGGCCGAGCTTCACCGCGAGGCTGCCGGCGATCGGACCCATCACCAGCGTGGTCGGCGCGTTGTGGAAGAAGGGCGTCACCGCCATGGCGATCACCATCACCACGGCCAGCGTGGTGGTGGGGCCGAGCCCTTCCACGGCGTGGCCGAGGCTGCGGGCGATCAGGTCGGTGCCGCCGGTGTCGCGCACGGCGTGGCTGAGCGGCAGCAGGGCGCCGAGCAGGAACACGATGTGCCATTCCACGGTCTTGTAGGCCTCGTGCATGGTCATGGTGCGCAGCAGCAGCAGCACCACGGCCGCGCCGAAGAACGCCACCGCGACGCCCACCAGCTTGAGGGCCACCAGCGTCATCGCGGCGGCCAGCACGAGGAGCGGGGTCCAGCCGCGGTGGCTGATCCCGAGCGTGATGGAGCGCTCGGCCAGCGGCAGCACGTGCAGTTCGCCGAGCGTTTCGGGCAGCGAGGGCGAGGCCGAGCGCAGCACCACCACGTCGCCCTGGCGGAAGCGCACCGTCGACAGCCGCTGCAGGATGGCGGTGCCGCGTCGGCTCAGCGCCACGAGGCCGACCCCGTGGCGCGCCTGCAGCGCCATCTGGCTCGGCGTGTGCCCGATCAGCGGCGAATTCTCGGTGACCACGCCCTCGACCACGGTGGCGTGGCCCTCGGCGTCGTGGGCGGTCCCGCCGGCGAGGTCGAGCCGCGCCCGGGCCACGATGCCGTCGAGGCTCTCGGGCTCGCCGCGCAGCAGCAGCACGTCGCCGGCCTGGAGCCGCGATGCGGGGGTGGGGGCGTAGCGGCGGAAGCGCTCGCGCACGATGCCGGCCACCGAAACGTCGCCCTGCTGCAGGGCCTCGAACTCGGCCACGGTGAAGCCGACCGCGGGCGAATGGGGGCCCAGCACGGCTTCCGCGGTGTAGCTGTCGATCGTGAAGGCGGCGTCCATGGAGGACGCGGCGCGGCGCACGGGCAGCAGCCGCCAGCCCACCGTCAGGAACGCGATCGTCAGCGCGGCGATGGACAGGCCCACCGGGGTGAAGTCGAACATCGTGAAGGGCTTGCCGAACATGTCGGCCCGGACCTTGGCGATGATGATGTTGGGCGAGGTACCGACCAGCGTGACGAGGCCGCCGGTGAGCGAGGCCGCCGCCATGGGCATCAGCAGCGCGGAGGGCGGGGTCCCGTGGCGCCGCGCCAGCTGCAGCGCGATCGGCATGAAGATGGCGAGCGCGCCGACGTTCTTGGTCACCATGGACAGGAGGAGCACGCAGGCCGAGAGCGCGGGCGCCTGCACGGCGGCCGTGCGCAGCTTCGGCAGGATCGGCCGCATCAGGACCTCGATCGTGCCCGAGCGCGCGATGCAGGCGCTGACCACCAGCGCCGCCGCGATGATCACGATGATCTCGTCCGAGAAGCCCTCGAAGGCGTGCTTCTCCGGCACGATGCCGAGCGCGATGCCGACCAGGAGCGCCGACATGGCCACGAGGTCGTAGGGCAGGCGCCCCCACACGAACAGGCCGATGGTGACGGCGATGAGGCCGAAGGCCAACCCTTGGTCGAGTGTCATCCGGGCTCCGCGGCCGGGCTCGGACATCCCGCGGCGAGCCGGATGCCGGGCGCGGGGAGCCGATCCGGTCCGGCGCCGTTATAGGCGAGGGCCGGGCTTTCCTCCAGGGAGGGCGCGGGCCATATGGCGACTGGACGCAGGCGGGACGCGGGGAGACGGCCGGGGATGGCAGGGGCGATGGACGACGGCGATGCGGGGCCGGCCGGGGCCGGACCGACGGCGGCCGACTTCCGCCACCTCGCGGACGCCATCCCGCAGCTCGCCTGGATCGCCGACGGCGAGGGCTCGATCTTCTGGTACAACCGCCGCTGGTACGACTACACCGGGACCACGCTCGACGAGATGCGGGGCCGCGGCTGGGCCAAGGTCCACCACCCGGACCACGTGCTTCACGTCGTGGAACGCTACAATGCGGCCTTCTCGCGCGGCGACACCTGGGAGGACACGTTCCCGCTGCGGCGGCACGATGGCGCGTACCGGTGGTTCCTGTCGCGCGCCGAGCCGCTGCGGGACGGGGCCGGCCGGATCGTGCGCTGGTTCGGCACCAACACGGACGTGACGGAGTCGCGCGAGGCCGAGGCCGCGGTGCGCCGCTCGGAGGAGCGGTTCCGCACGCTGATCTCGGCCTCGGCCGACCTCATCTGGACCGCGGGTCCGGACGGGGGGCTGATCCCGCCGCTGCCGACGTGGCGGGCCTACACGGGCCAGACCGAGGCGGACTACGCGGGCTGGGGCTGGCTCGACATCGTCCACCCCGACGACCGCCTGCGCGTGACCGACCTTTGGCAGGAGGCGCTGCACAGCCGCACGCTGTTCCACGCCGAGTTCCGCCTGAAGCGGCGGGACGGCGAGTGGCGCTACTGCGAGGCCCGGTCCGCCCCCGTGCTGTCGACCGACGGCACCGTGCGCGAATGGGTCGGCGTCAACGCGGACATCACCGAGCGCCGCCGCGCCGAGGAAGCGATGCAGGACGCGAAGGAGCTGGCCGAGAGCGCCAACCGCGCCAAGAGCCAGTTCATCGCCAACATGAGCCACGAGCTGCGCACGCCGCTCTCGGCCGTGATCGGCTACAGCGAGATGCTGGCCGAGGAGATCGAGGACATCGGCGAGACCGAGCTGCTCGGCGACGTCGGCAAGATCGAGTCCTCGGCCCGCCACCTGCTCGGGCTCATCAACGACGTGCTCGACCTGTCGAAGATCGAGGCCGGCCGCATGACGGTCGAGGCCGTGGACTTCGACGTGGCCGCGATGGTGGACGAGGTGGCCGACGCCACGGGCTCGCTCGTCGCCAAGAAGGGGAACCGCCTCCGCCTCGACCTCGCGGCGGACCTCGGCCGCATGCATTCGGACGAGCTGAAGGTCCGGCAGTGCCTGATGAACCTCGTGTCCAACGCGGCCAAGTTCACCGAAGGCGGCGAGATCGCCCTGCGCGCGCGGCGCGCCGGCGACGTCGTCGCCTTCGAGGTCGAGGACAGCGGCATCGGCATGACGCCCGAGCAGGTGGGGCGGCTGTTCCAGCGCTTCACCCAGGCCGACGAGTCGACCACGCGCCAGTTCGGCGGCACCGGGCTCGGCCTCGCCATCACGCGGGCCTTCGCCCGCAAGCTCGGCGGCGACGTTTCCGTGCGCAGCGAACCCGGCCGCGGCTCGTGCTTCCGCCTGGAACTCGCCGCGCAGGTGCGCTCCGACGACGGCGGGGCCGCCGCGGTGTCGCTCCAGCCCGAGCCCGCGCCCCCCGGCGCCCCCGCCGCCGAGGCGGGCGCGCGCATCCTGGTCGTCGACGACGACGCGGCGGCCCGCGACCTGCTGGCACGCTTCTTGAAGCGGGAAGGCTTCGCCGTCACCGGCGCGGCGGACGGGCAGGCGGGGTTGACGCTGGCCCGCGCCCTCCGCCCGCAGGCCATCCTGCTCGACGTGGAGATGCCGAAGATGGACGGCTGGTCGGTGCTCCACGCGCTGCGCCAGGATCCGGCGCTGGTCGACACGCCGGTGGTGATGGTGTCCGTGAAGAACGAGCAGAGCCTGGCCTACGCGCTCGGCGCCACGGACTACCTCCTCAAGCCCGTCGACTGGGACCGGCTGAAGCGCGTGGTGGAGCGCGTCCACCCCGGCAAGGACGGCACGGTGCTGGTGATCGACGACGACGCCGGCGCGCGCGAGCGGATGCGCTTCGCGCTGGCGCGCGCGGGCTGGACCGTGGTGGAGGCGGAGAACGGACGGCAGGCGCTGGAGCGGCTCGACGGCGTCGCGCCGAGCCTCATCCTGCTCGACCTGATGATGCCCGTGATGGACGGCTTCGCCTTCCTGAAGCGCCTGCGCCAGCGCCCCGACGGAGGGCTCGTCCCGGTGGTGGTTTTGACCGCCAAGGATGTTACACCGGACGAAAGGGCCCGCCTCGCCGGACAGGCCGAACGGATCATCAGCAAGGGCAGCCTCAGCCTGCCCGACCTCGCCCAGGAATTGCGGGACCTCATCCCCGCGGCCGGGCGATAGGGACACATCGTCGGAGATCGTTGCATGCGCATATTGCTCGTCGAGGACCACGAGGAGATCTGGGACTTCCTGTCCCGGCGGCTGCGGCGGCGCGGCTTCGAGGTCGTGCTCGCGGCCGACGGCCAGGAAGGGGTCGACAAGGCCGGCTCGGAGTCGCCCGACATCATCCTGCTCGACATGAACCTGCCGATCATCGACGGCTGGACGGCGGCCTCGATGATCAAGGCGGAGTCCAAGACGGCCCACATCCCCATCATCGCCCTGACGGCCCACGCCATGTCGGGCGACCGCGAGAAGGCCATCGCGGCCGGCTGCAACGACTACCACCCGAAGCCGGTCGACTTCTCCCGCCTGCTCGCCCAGATCGAGGCGCTGGGCGGCAAGGCGGCCCCGGCGCGGGCCTGACGCGTGACCGAGGCCGCCGCGGCGCCCCGCTCCGGCTTCCTCGCGGGGCTGCAACGCCTGCTGGAGCGGCGGGTCGACCACGACGGCGCCGCCCCCGCGCTCGAGATCCCGCCGACCGCGGCACCCCCGGTGGGCGGCGCGGCCGACGGGGGCGACGTCGGGCGGCGCGACCGCCGGCTGCGGCTGCCGCAGGAGATCCTCGACCGCAGCCTGTCCGCCAAGGTGCTCGACGGCTGGCTGCAGAACCGCCACCAGGTGCTGGTGCCGCTGACGTTCCGGCTCGGCCGGCTGGAGGCGGGCGACGTGGCGGTGCTGATGCGCTTCACCGCGACGGCGCTTCTCAACGCGTCGAAGGCCGACGAGGCGGCCCGCCGCGGGGTCGAGCGCTGGCTCGGGGAGGTGGGGGCGGCGGGCGCGGCGATCGCGCAGTTCCGCGCGGCCCTCGACGCGCCGGAGCCGCTGAGCCGGCTCGTGGCCGCGGTGCGCGAGCGCGATCTCGCCCCCTACGCCTACGCGGCCGCCGTGGTGGCGTCCGACGCGCGCGACCCCGCGGGCCGGCTCTTCGCCAACTTCATCGCGGCGCGCCTCGCGCTGCCGGCCGACGCCGTGCGCTCGGTGGACCGCCGCTACAGGCGGTGAGCGGGGATCAGGGGTGCTCGACCGCCGACGCCATGGCGGCGGCGGCCCGGCCGGCCTCCTCGGCCCCGGCGATCCCGTTGAAGAAGGCGTTGAGCGCCACCGCGGCCACGGCGGCGAGCAGGATGCCGGATTCGAGGAGCGGGTGCAGCGCGTCCGGCATGGCGCGGAAGAAGGTCGGGGCGACGATCGGGATCATGCCGAAGCCGACCGACACCGCGACCACGAACAGGTTCCTGGAGTTGCCCGCGAAGTCCACCGCGGTGAGGATGCGGGCGCCGGTGGCGGCCACCATGCCGAACATGACGAGGCCCGCCCCGCCCAGCACCACCTGGGGCACGGCCTCGACCAGGGCGCCCATCTTGGGCAGGAGCCCGAGCACCAGCATGACGACGCCGCCCGCCACCGTGACGAAGCGGGAGCGCACGCCCGTCACCCCGACGAGGCCGACGTTCTGCGAGAAGGACGTGTAGGGGAAGGTGTTGAACACGCCGCCGATGACCGTGCCGAGGCCGTCGGCGCGCAGGCCGCGGGTGAGGTCGGCGGGGCCGATCGGCTTGCCGGTGATCTCGCCGAGGGCGAGGAACATGCCGAGCGACTCCACCATCACAACCATCATGACGATGCACATGGTCAGCACCGGCACGGGGTGGAAGCTCGGCACCCCGAAGCGGAACGGCACGACGAGGTCGAACCAGGGCGCGCCCGCCACCTTGTCGAAGTGCATGATGCCGAGCGCCGCCGACAGCGCCGCGCCCGCCACGATGCCGAGCAGCACCGACACGTTGGCCACGAAGCCGCGCCCGAACCTGATCAGCGCCAGGATGACCAGGAGCACGAAGGCCGAGACGCCCATGCCGGCCAGCTGCCCGTAGGTGGGGTTGGCGAAGGCGCCCGGCACGCCGTCGACGACGCGCGTCACGGTGGGCAGGCCTCCGCCCGCCCAGTTGATGCCGACCCGCATCAGCGACACCCCGATCACCAGGATGATGGTGCCGGTGACCACGGGCGGGAACAGGGGCAGGAGGCGGCTCACGAAGGGCGCGGCCAGCAGGGCGAAGAGCCCGGCGCCGATCACGGCGCCGTAGATGCCGAGGAGGCCGACCTCGGGCGTCGCCGCCATGGCCAGCATGGGGCCGACCGACGCGAAGGTGACGCCCATCATCACCGGGAGCCGGATGCCGATGCCGGGCAGGCCGAAGCTCTGCACCAGCGTGGCGAGCCCGCCCGCGAACAGGTCGGCGCTGATCAGGAAGGCCACCTGGTCGGGCGGCAGGTTCAGGGCGCGGCCGACGATCAGGGGCACCGCGACGGCGCCGGCATACATGACGAGGACGTGCTGGACGGCGAGGGGCAGCAGGCGCGACGGCGGCAGGCGCTCGTCAACCGCCGCGGCGGCCGGCGCGACGGGCGGCAGAGCGGCGAAGGGGGCGGTCACCATGGACATGGGCGCTCTCCGGGCTGGAGGGGTCAACCCGGAGGTGCAAAGCGCGTGCCGATCGGGCGCGGCCGCCCGATGCCCTCCCGTCAGCGGCGGACGACGACGGCCGGCTCGCGCCTGGCGCGCGTTTCCGCGCTCCCGTGCGGGAAGCATCTGGACCCGTTTCTCCGGACGTAGCGTCCGTCCACCCTGGTGCGGCCGTACGCCCTGCCGCCGTCGCCGCTGGCCGCGGCGGGCGAGGCCAAGGCCAGAGCTGAAGCCGGCGCCGCGGCTGGGAGCGTGAAGGCGCGCACGGGAGCTCTCGGGAGGCGAAGAATGGTCCGCCGGCGGAATGCGGCGGGGAGCCTCCCGCGTCCCGTCCGCGGCGACGCACCGCGCCCGGGCGCGGCGCCGGCCGGTCAGCCCTCGCCGCGCCCGGCCTCGGTGATCTCGCTCAGCGCGGCCTGCAGGCTGCGGCTGTCGACCAGGAGCTTGCGCGACACGTCGGCCAGCGTCACCCAGCCGGCGACGGCGCCGCGGTCGTCGAGGACGGGGAGGCGGCGGACGTGGTTGGCCGCCATCAGGTCCATGGCGACCTGCAGCTCGTCCGTCTCGCGGCAGGAGATCATCGAGCGGGACGCGACGTCGCGCACCAGCGTGGCGTTGGGGTCGAGGCCGGCCGCCACCACGCGGAACAGCAGGTCCCGGTCGGTCACGACGCCTTCGAGCGCGTCCGGCGTGCCGACCGGGAGGGCGCCGACGTCGAGCTCGCCCATCAGTTCGGCGGCTTCCTTCACCGGGGCGTTGCCCGCGATGAACTCCACCACCGTGCTCATCACCTCAGCGACTCTCACGCCCCCGCCCTCCGTCTCAGGGGCCGGACGGTAGCACGGGACGCGCGCCCGCGCGGCGTCCGCGTCAGCTCCGCCCGTCGAGCTTCCACACGAAGACTTCGCGGCCGTTGTGGGCCTCGGCGATCTTGACGTGGTGGGCCGGGCCGACGCCGGGATGCTCGCGCAGCATGCGCTTGGCCACGTCCTTCACGGTGCTGAGGTGGCCGAGCTCGTGGTGCGTCGCCAGGAGCTGCGCCGCGCCGACGGTCCGCCGCCAGATGGTGATCTCGTACAGCATCGGCCCGACAAACGGCACGCCCCGCCGGCTGTCAACGCGCGGCGCTCCTCAGGTGGAGAGCCGGCCGTCGATGGTCGGTGACTGTGCCGTTTGGATGCCGAAGCTGGATCTATTCCATTTCCACCTTGCATCGACTGCAATCGAGCTGCGCCCGTCGCTCGATCGCCGCGCTTCACCCCTTGAGCGCGATGGCGCCGACGAGCCGCCCGTAGTCGGGCTCGCCGCGATGCGTCGCGCGGCGGTAGGAGAAGAAGCGGGCCTCGTCGGCGTAGGTGTCGAGCGCGAGGTCGACGACGCGGCCGATGCCGGTGCCGCGCAGCCGGTGGCAGATGAAGCCCGGCAGGTCGAAGCGGTGGTGCCCGGCGCGGGGCGAGGGCGCGAAGAAGGCCTCATAGGTCGCGTCCCGCTCCGCCACGCGGGCGCGGAACTCCGGGCCGACCTCGTAGGACGCGGCCGCGATGGTGGGGCCGAGCACGGCCGCGATGCCGGCGCGCGTCGCGCCGAGCCCCAGCATGGCCTCGACGGTGGATTCGAGCACGCCGAACACCGCGCCCTTCCAGCCCGAATGGCAGGCGCCGACGACGCCGGCCTCCGCGTCGGCCAGGAGCACGATGCCGCAGTCCGCGCCCGTGACGGCCAGCGCGAGCCCCGGCGTGCGGGTGGCGAGCCCGTCGCAGCGCGGCCGGTCCTCGTGGCCGAACGGGGCCGAGATCGCGACCGCGTCGGGCGAATGGACGAGGTGGGGCAGCACGAGGTGGTCCGCCGCGACGCCGAGCGCCTCCGCCATGCGGCGGCGGTTCTCGATCACGCTCTCGCGCGCGTCGCGCGAGCCGATGCCGCCGTTGAGCGAGGCGTAGATCCCCGTCGAGACGCCGCCCTCGCGCGTGAAGAAGCCGTGCGCGATCCGGGGATCGCCGAGCGCCGGGGCGGAGATGGGCCGGAGCGTCATGGCGGTGGAACCTCGAAGCCGGGCGGGACGGGGAGGGAGGGCGAGGCGATCGCCAGGACCTTGAACAGCTCGCCCATGCCGGGGCGCCCCGCCGTGCCGGGCGTGGCGAGGCGCTCGGCCGCGGCGTCGATCGCGGCGGCCTGCTCGGGGGTCGCGCGCGCCTTCAGCGCGGCGGCGCGGGCGCCCAAGCCGAGCGCGCGCAGGAAGGCGCCCTGCGGCAAGGGCCCGTGCACGGCGGCGCCGGCGCCCTCGGCCGCGCGGCGCAGCCCGCCGAAGTCGACGTGGGCCGACAGGTCGGCGAGGCCCGGCTCGGCCAGGGGATCGGTGAAGCCGTGGCGGCGCACGGCCTGCAGCGTTTCGGCGAAGGCGGGCTTGGCATAGCCATAGTCGATCACCAGCGCGGCGCCGCCGTCGCGCGCGATGCGGGCCGCGAGCCCCTTGGCGAGCCCCTGCGCGACGAGCCCCACCTCCAGCACGGCCCCGTCCGGCGCCTCGACCCGGATGGCGGGCTCGGGCTCGGGCGCGAGGCCGAAGCTCAGCGCGTCGCCCGCGAGCCCGACGAGCCGCTGCCGCCAGCCGCCCGGGGTCTTCACGTAGTGGCGCACCGGCAGGGCGTCGAAGAACTCGTTGGCGATCACGATGGCCGGGCCGGGCGGCACGTCCTCGACGCCCGCGTGCCAGGACGCGGGGACGCCGCAGCCGTCGAGCGCCCGGCGCTGCGCGTCGCGCAGCGCCGGGCTGGTCTCGACGAGGTGGAGGTCGAGCGCCGCGAACAGGGGCGGCACGCGGCGCAGGGCGCGCAGCGCGTCCGCGAGCAGGGTGCCGCGGCCGGGGCCGAGCTCGACGAGGCGCAGCCGGTCGGGCGCGCCCATGGAGGCCCAGACCGCCGCCGCCCAGGCGCCGACGAGCTCGCCGAACATCTGGCTCGTCTCGGGGGCCGTGGTGAAGTCTCCGGCCGCGCCGAAGGGGTCGCGGGTGAGATAGTAGCCGAGGGTTGGGTGGCCGAGGCACAGCGCCATGTAGCGGTCGACGCCGATCGGCCCCCCGTCGAGGATCAGGGCGCGGATCTCGTCGCCGAGGCGGCTCGTCATGCCGGAGCGCCGGCCCGGCCGGCGCGCCGCCGCGGGCGCAGCGCCCAGGCGATCAGCGCGACGCCGACGGCGAGCAGCGGCAGGCTCAACAGCATGCCCATGGTGGCGCCGCCGAACAGGAAGCCGAGCTGCGGGTCGGGCTGGCGGAAGAACTCGGACGCGATGCGGGCCAGGGC is drawn from Lichenibacterium dinghuense and contains these coding sequences:
- a CDS encoding nucleobase:cation symporter-2 family protein, which encodes MSMVTAPFAALPPVAPAAAAVDERLPPSRLLPLAVQHVLVMYAGAVAVPLIVGRALNLPPDQVAFLISADLFAGGLATLVQSFGLPGIGIRLPVMMGVTFASVGPMLAMAATPEVGLLGIYGAVIGAGLFALLAAPFVSRLLPLFPPVVTGTIILVIGVSLMRVGINWAGGGLPTVTRVVDGVPGAFANPTYGQLAGMGVSAFVLLVILALIRFGRGFVANVSVLLGIVAGAALSAALGIMHFDKVAGAPWFDLVVPFRFGVPSFHPVPVLTMCIVMMVVMVESLGMFLALGEITGKPIGPADLTRGLRADGLGTVIGGVFNTFPYTSFSQNVGLVGVTGVRSRFVTVAGGVVMLVLGLLPKMGALVEAVPQVVLGGAGLVMFGMVAATGARILTAVDFAGNSRNLFVVAVSVGFGMIPIVAPTFFRAMPDALHPLLESGILLAAVAAVALNAFFNGIAGAEEAGRAAAAMASAVEHP
- a CDS encoding class I SAM-dependent methyltransferase; translated protein: MTSRLGDEIRALILDGGPIGVDRYMALCLGHPTLGYYLTRDPFGAAGDFTTAPETSQMFGELVGAWAAAVWASMGAPDRLRLVELGPGRGTLLADALRALRRVPPLFAALDLHLVETSPALRDAQRRALDGCGVPASWHAGVEDVPPGPAIVIANEFFDALPVRHYVKTPGGWRQRLVGLAGDALSFGLAPEPEPAIRVEAPDGAVLEVGLVAQGLAKGLAARIARDGGAALVIDYGYAKPAFAETLQAVRRHGFTDPLAEPGLADLSAHVDFGGLRRAAEGAGAAVHGPLPQGAFLRALGLGARAAALKARATPEQAAAIDAAAERLATPGTAGRPGMGELFKVLAIASPSLPVPPGFEVPPP
- a CDS encoding response regulator — its product is MRILLVEDHEEIWDFLSRRLRRRGFEVVLAADGQEGVDKAGSESPDIILLDMNLPIIDGWTAASMIKAESKTAHIPIIALTAHAMSGDREKAIAAGCNDYHPKPVDFSRLLAQIEALGGKAAPARA
- a CDS encoding DUF533 domain-containing protein, which gives rise to MTEAAAAPRSGFLAGLQRLLERRVDHDGAAPALEIPPTAAPPVGGAADGGDVGRRDRRLRLPQEILDRSLSAKVLDGWLQNRHQVLVPLTFRLGRLEAGDVAVLMRFTATALLNASKADEAARRGVERWLGEVGAAGAAIAQFRAALDAPEPLSRLVAAVRERDLAPYAYAAAVVASDARDPAGRLFANFIAARLALPADAVRSVDRRYRR
- a CDS encoding CBS domain-containing protein, whose product is MRVAEVMSTVVEFIAGNAPVKEAAELMGELDVGALPVGTPDALEGVVTDRDLLFRVVAAGLDPNATLVRDVASRSMISCRETDELQVAMDLMAANHVRRLPVLDDRGAVAGWVTLADVSRKLLVDSRSLQAALSEITEAGRGEG
- a CDS encoding hybrid sensor histidine kinase/response regulator, whose translation is MDDGDAGPAGAGPTAADFRHLADAIPQLAWIADGEGSIFWYNRRWYDYTGTTLDEMRGRGWAKVHHPDHVLHVVERYNAAFSRGDTWEDTFPLRRHDGAYRWFLSRAEPLRDGAGRIVRWFGTNTDVTESREAEAAVRRSEERFRTLISASADLIWTAGPDGGLIPPLPTWRAYTGQTEADYAGWGWLDIVHPDDRLRVTDLWQEALHSRTLFHAEFRLKRRDGEWRYCEARSAPVLSTDGTVREWVGVNADITERRRAEEAMQDAKELAESANRAKSQFIANMSHELRTPLSAVIGYSEMLAEEIEDIGETELLGDVGKIESSARHLLGLINDVLDLSKIEAGRMTVEAVDFDVAAMVDEVADATGSLVAKKGNRLRLDLAADLGRMHSDELKVRQCLMNLVSNAAKFTEGGEIALRARRAGDVVAFEVEDSGIGMTPEQVGRLFQRFTQADESTTRQFGGTGLGLAITRAFARKLGGDVSVRSEPGRGSCFRLELAAQVRSDDGGAAAVSLQPEPAPPGAPAAEAGARILVVDDDAAARDLLARFLKREGFAVTGAADGQAGLTLARALRPQAILLDVEMPKMDGWSVLHALRQDPALVDTPVVMVSVKNEQSLAYALGATDYLLKPVDWDRLKRVVERVHPGKDGTVLVIDDDAGARERMRFALARAGWTVVEAENGRQALERLDGVAPSLILLDLMMPVMDGFAFLKRLRQRPDGGLVPVVVLTAKDVTPDERARLAGQAERIISKGSLSLPDLAQELRDLIPAAGR
- a CDS encoding polyphenol oxidase family protein, coding for MTLRPISAPALGDPRIAHGFFTREGGVSTGIYASLNGGIGSRDARESVIENRRRMAEALGVAADHLVLPHLVHSPDAVAISAPFGHEDRPRCDGLATRTPGLALAVTGADCGIVLLADAEAGVVGACHSGWKGAVFGVLESTVEAMLGLGATRAGIAAVLGPTIAAASYEVGPEFRARVAERDATYEAFFAPSPRAGHHRFDLPGFICHRLRGTGIGRVVDLALDTYADEARFFSYRRATHRGEPDYGRLVGAIALKG
- a CDS encoding SLC13 family permease, whose amino-acid sequence is MTLDQGLAFGLIAVTIGLFVWGRLPYDLVAMSALLVGIALGIVPEKHAFEGFSDEIIVIIAAALVVSACIARSGTIEVLMRPILPKLRTAAVQAPALSACVLLLSMVTKNVGALAIFMPIALQLARRHGTPPSALLMPMAAASLTGGLVTLVGTSPNIIIAKVRADMFGKPFTMFDFTPVGLSIAALTIAFLTVGWRLLPVRRAASSMDAAFTIDSYTAEAVLGPHSPAVGFTVAEFEALQQGDVSVAGIVRERFRRYAPTPASRLQAGDVLLLRGEPESLDGIVARARLDLAGGTAHDAEGHATVVEGVVTENSPLIGHTPSQMALQARHGVGLVALSRRGTAILQRLSTVRFRQGDVVVLRSASPSLPETLGELHVLPLAERSITLGISHRGWTPLLVLAAAMTLVALKLVGVAVAFFGAAVVLLLLRTMTMHEAYKTVEWHIVFLLGALLPLSHAVRDTGGTDLIARSLGHAVEGLGPTTTLAVVMVIAMAVTPFFHNAPTTLVMGPIAGSLAVKLGLNPDPFLMAVALGAGCDFLTPVGHQCNTLVLGPGGYRFGDYARLGLPLSIMVVAAGVPLIAWFWPLHGHGP